The DNA sequence GACGCTCGCGACGGCCGATGGCCACCTGGGTGATGAAGGGGAAGAGGTTGCTGGGGATCCCCTGCGGATCTTCCCCGATGCGGCCGCTGGAATGGGCGCCGATGGGATTGAAGTAACGCAGAATCGCGATGCGCCAGGAGGGGTCGGCGACGTGCAGGTCGCGCAGCATCTCCTCGATGAAGAGCTTGGTGCGGCCGTAGGGATTGGTCGCCCCGAGGGGGGCATCCTCCCGAATCGGCAGCGTCTCGGGGTCGCCGTAGACCGTCGCCGAGGAGCTGAATACCAGCTGCCTGACCCCGTGCTCTGCCATCACCTCGCAGAGGGTGGCGGTGCCGGCGATGTTGTTCTGATAGTAGGACAGCGGTTTTTCGACCGACTCGCCGACCGCCTTGAGGCCGGCGAAATGGACGACGGCCTCGGGTCTGTGCTCTGCGAAGACCTGCCTGAGGCCAGCCTTGTCGCAGATATCGACCTTGGCGAAAGCCGGCGCCCGGCCGCAGATTCCGGCCACCCGTTCAAGGGCCACGAGAGAGGAGTTGCTCAGGTTGTCGACCACAACCACCTGATGATCGGCCTCAAGCAACTCAACTACGGTGTGCGATCCGATAAAGCCGGCCCCACCGGTAACCAGTACCCTCATATCGTCCTCCCGTTCCATTGCCCACGTATTTCCCCTTTTCGCGGGCTACATCAATCCCCTTGTGGACCGCGACATGTTTTACGAGGAACCGTCCCAAGAATGCATGCATTCACCGGCATCAGATCGTCACGTCCCTACGGCCCCAGGCAATGCGCATCGAATTTTTTTCCTCCGAACCGGTTCAGCCCAATCGAGCAACGGCGATTACGACACGCCCATGCCCCGGGAAGACCACAACCGACGGAGCCTGACATGGTTAGCAAAAGGGCTCCGAAGCGTCCACCTTAACACTTTTCACCATAGATGACGAAGAATCACTCCCAAAGGTTTCCCGCTTGCTCCTGCACCGGCACCCCTCGCCTCACGGGCGCGGCCAACCATGGCAGCTCTTCCGGAACCACGTCAGCAATCGCCTTTCCCCCCCGAATCCGGCATCGCACCATGACAAAAAAGGGGTCACAGCCATAGCCGCAACCCCTTGATTTTACTTGGCGCGCGATGCAGGATTCGAACCTGCGACCTCTGCCTCCGGAGGGCAGCGCTCTATCCAGCTGAGCTAATCGCGCACGAGTGGAGTTTTATATACCATCGCGAGGGCGAATGCAACCGCAAATTCCCCCTTGCCGAGGCGTCTACTCCAGCCCCTCCTCCTCGGCGTAGGTCTTTCGCAACAGCAGGAAGAGAAAGCCTGCCAATACCAGCAACACAACCCCAATCGCCCCCCACAGCTTGCGCTTGGACAGCTGCGACT is a window from the Desulfuromonas sp. genome containing:
- the galE gene encoding UDP-glucose 4-epimerase GalE, with translation MRVLVTGGAGFIGSHTVVELLEADHQVVVVDNLSNSSLVALERVAGICGRAPAFAKVDICDKAGLRQVFAEHRPEAVVHFAGLKAVGESVEKPLSYYQNNIAGTATLCEVMAEHGVRQLVFSSSATVYGDPETLPIREDAPLGATNPYGRTKLFIEEMLRDLHVADPSWRIAILRYFNPIGAHSSGRIGEDPQGIPSNLFPFITQVAIGRRERLQVFGDDYPTADGTGVRDYIHVVDLALGHLKALERL